In Macrotis lagotis isolate mMagLag1 chromosome 8, bilby.v1.9.chrom.fasta, whole genome shotgun sequence, a single genomic region encodes these proteins:
- the UQCRC1 gene encoding cytochrome b-c1 complex subunit 1, mitochondrial has translation MAASSVCRVGGAAARALLRVRGSPSLLKLPTTRSAATFVQTLQNIPATQVTTLDNGLRVASEDSGQPTCTVGVWIDVGSRYENETNNGASYFVEHLAFKGTKNRPGKALEEEIERMGAHLNAYSTREHTAYYIKALSKDLPKAVEILGDIVQNCSLEDSQIEKERSVILQEMQENDNSLRDVVFDYLHATAYQGTPLAQAVEGPSENAKKLSRQDLAEFIETYYKAPRMVLAAAGGVNHKQLEELAQKHFSSVPNVYTEDAVPIPSSCRFTGSEIRHRDDGLPLAHVAMAVEGPGWSNPDNIALSVANAIIGHYDCTYGGGVHQSSPLAAVSVQNKLCQSFQTFNICYSETGLFGIHFVTDKMNIDDMVFFLQGQWMRLCTSATESEVMRGKNILRNALVSHLDGTTPVCEDIGRSLLTYGRRIPLSEWESRISEIDASVVREICSKYLYDQCPAVAAMGPIEQLPDYNRIRSGMFWLRF, from the exons ATGGCGGCCTCCTCTGTGTGCCGGGTCGGCGGGGCCGCGGCCCGGGCCCTTCTCCGCGTCCGCGGTTCG CCTTCTCTGTTAAAGCTGCCCACAACTCGTAGTGCAGCTACTTTTGTTCAGACTCTCCAGAACATTCCAGCAACCCAAGTCACTACGTTGGACAATGGACTCCGGGTGGCTTCTGAGGACTCTGGTCAACCTACCTGTACA GTTGGAGTTTGGATAGATGTTGGCAGCCGCTATGAAAATGAAACCAACAACGGAGCCAGCTACTTTGTGGAACATTTAGCATTCAAG GGTACAAAGAATCGTCCTGGAAAAGCAttggaagaagagatagagaggatgGGTGCCCATCTGAATGCCTATAGCACTCGGGAGCATACTGCCTACTACATCAAGGCCCTGAGCAAGGACCTCCCTAAAG CTGTTGAAATCTTGGGTGACATTGTGCAGAACTGCAGCTTGGAGGACTCCCAAATAGAGAAGGAGCGAAGTGTGATTCTTCAAGAAATGCAGGAGAATGACAACTCCTTGCGGGATGTAGTATTTGATTATCTTCATGCTACTGCTTACCAAGGCACTCCCCTTGCCCAGGCTGTGGAAGGACCCAGTGAGAATGCCAA GAAGCTCTCCAGACAAGACTTGGCTGAATTTATTGAGACTTACTACAAGGCTCCTCGAATGGTGCTGGCTGCTGCAGGAG GTGTGAACCACAAACAGCTAGAAGAACTTGCTCAGAAGCATTTTAGCAGTGTCCCCAATGTTTACACTGAGGATGCTGTGCCTATCCCTTCATCCTGCCGCTTCACAGGCAGTGAG ATCCGTCATCGGGATGATGGTTTGCCTCTAGCTCATGTGGCTATGGCAGTTGAAGGCCCAGGCTGGTCTAACCCTGATAACATTGCACTCTCAGTAGCCAATGCGATCATTGGACATTATGACTGTACCTATGGAGGGGGTGTG CACCAGTCAAGTCCATTGGCAGCTGTTTCTGTTCAGAACAAGCTCTGCCAGAGTTTCCAGACCTTCAACATCTGCTACTCAGAAACTGGCCTGTTTGGCATCCATTTTGTCACTGATAAAATGAACATAGATGATATGGTATTCTTCCTTCAGGGCCAGTG GATGCGTCTTTGTACCAGTGCCACTGAAAGTGAGGTGATGAGGGGCAAAAACATCCTGAGAAATGCTTTGGTGTCTCATCTGGATG GTACCACCCCTGTGTGTGAAGACATTGGACGTAGCCTTCTGACTTACGGCCGCCGCATCCCTCTGTCTGAATGGGAGAGCCGAATTTCT
- the LOC141495945 gene encoding kelch-like protein 9: MDRRGPGGELPAALGERGPGPGEEAHAKAAPGGGEMGVPAPAQAKAGATRFFRSNTHSSVVLRGFDQLRGEGLLCDVSLLPGDGDDAFPVHRAMMASASDYFKAMFTGGMKEQELKRIKLHGVNKVGLKKIIDFIYTAKLSLTMDDLQDTLEAASFLQVLPALDFCKVFLISGVSLDNCVEVGRLANTYHLTEVDKYVNNFILRNFPALLRSGEFEKLPFERLAAALASNGLRHCGELELFEAACRWLRHEEPRMELAPKLMKNIRFPLMSPQDLINYVQTVDFMRADNTCVNLLLEASNYQMMPYMQPVMQSERTAIRSDSTHLVTLGGVLRQQLVVSKELRMYDEKAHAWKALAPMDAPRYQHGIAVIGNFLYVVGGQSNYDTKGKTAVDTVFRFDPRSNRWMLVAPLNEKRTFFHLSALRGHLYAVGGRNAAGELATVECYSPRLNEWSYVAKMSEPHYGHAGTVYGGLMYISGGITHDTFQKELMCFDPDADRWAQKAPMTTVRGLHCMCTVGDKLYVIGGNHFRGTSDYDDVLSCEYYLPALDQWTPIAAMLRGQSDVGVAVFEDKIYVVGGYSWNNRCMVEIVQKYDPDKDEWHKVFDLPESLGGIRACTLTVFPPEENAGSPSRESPLSAP; encoded by the coding sequence ATGGACCGCCGCGGCCCCGGAGGGGAGCTCCCGGCGGCCCTCGGCGAGCGCGGCCCGGGGCCCGGCGAGGAGGCCCACGCCAAGGCGGCCCCGGGCGGCGGGGAGATGGGCGTGCCGGCCCCCGCGCAGGCCAAGGCCGGCGCCACCCGCTTCTTCCGCAGCAACACGCACAGCTCCGTGGTGCTGCGGGGCTTCGACCAGCTGCGCGGGGAGGGCCTGCTGTGCGACGTGAGCCTGCTGCCCGGCGACGGCGATGACGCGTTCCCCGTGCACCGGGCCATGATGGCCTCGGCCAGCGACTACTTCAAGGCCATGTTCACGGGGGGCATGAAGGAGCAGGAGCTGAAGCGCATCAAGCTGCACGGCGTCAACAAGGTGGGCCTCAAGAAGATCATCGACTTCATCTACACGGCCAAGCTGTCCCTGACCATGGACGACCTGCAGGACACGCTGGAGGCGGCCAGCTTCCTGCAGGTGCTGCCGGCCCTGGACTTCTGCAAGGTCTTCCTCATCTCGGGCGTGTCCCTGGACAACTGCGTGGAGGTGGGCCGCCTGGCCAACACCTACCACCTGACGGAGGTGGACAAGTACGTCAACAACTTCATCCTGCGCAACTTCCCCGCGCTGCTGCGCAGCGGCGAGTTCGAGAAGCTGCCCTTCGAGCGGCTGGCCGCGGCGCTGGCCTCCAACGGCCTGCGCCACTGCGGCGAGCTGGAGCTCTTCGAGGCCGCCTGCCGCTGGCTGCGCCACGAGGAGCCGCGCATGGAGCTGGCGCCCAAGCTCATGAAGAACATCCGCTTCCCGCTCATGTCCCCGCAGGACCTCATCAACTACGTGCAGACCGTGGACTTCATGCGCGCCGACAACACCTGCGTCAACCTGCTGCTGGAGGCCAGCAACTACCAGATGATGCCCTACATGCAGCCCGTCATGCAGTCGGAGCGCACGGCCATCCGCTCCGACAGCACGCACCTGGTCACCCTGGGCGGCGTCCTGCGCCAGCAGCTGGTGGTCAGCAAGGAGCTGCGCATGTACGACGAGAAGGCCCACGCCTGGAAGGCGCTGGCGCCCATGGACGCGCCCCGCTACCAGCACGGCATCGCCGTCATCGGCAACTTCCTCTACGTGGTGGGCGGCCAGAGCAACTACGACACCAAGGGCAAGACGGCCGTGGACACGGTCTTCCGCTTCGACCCGCGCTCCAACAGGTGGATGCTGGTGGCGCCCCTCAACGAGAAGCGCACCTTCTTCCACCTGAGCGCGCTGCGGGGCCACCTGTACGCCGTGGGCGGCCGCAACGCGGCCGGGGAGCTGGCCACCGTGGAGTGCTACAGCCCGCGCCTCAACGAGTGGAGCTACGTGGCCAAGATGAGCGAGCCCCACTACGGCCACGCCGGCACCGTCTACGGGGGGCTGATGTACATCTCGGGGGGCATCACCCACGACACCTTCCAGAAGGAGCTCATGTGCTTCGACCCGGACGCCGACCGCTGGGCGCAGAAGGCGCCCATGACCACGGTGCGCGGCCTGCACTGCATGTGCACCGTGGGGGACAAGCTCTACGTCATCGGCGGCAACCACTTCCGGGGCACCAGCGACTACGACGACGTGCTGAGCTGCGAGTACTACCTGCCGGCCCTGGACCAGTGGACGCCCATCGCCGCCATGCTGCGCGGCCAGAGCGACGTGGGGGTGGCCGTGTTCGAGGACAAGATCTACGTGGTGGGGGGCTACTCGTGGAACAACCGCTGCATGGTGGAGATCGTGCAGAAGTACGACCCCGACAAGGACGAGTGGCACAAGGTCTTCGACCTGCCCGAGTCTCTGGGGGGCATCCGGGCCTGCACCCTCACGGTCTTCCCGCCCGAGGAGAACGCGGGCTCCCCGTCCCGGGAGTCGCCCCTCTCCGCCCCCTGA